The Paenibacillus sp. FSL R7-0204 genome includes a region encoding these proteins:
- a CDS encoding Spo0B domain-containing protein yields the protein MKSWKSKVWAVMLSAVFPLGLVYWQTSLFTCLLLGVWVAGVLAFSFVYNRRQYEEELRIQENTLQQAANRTLNHHRHDWMNDLQVLYGYIQLGKPDKSVQCVERIKERIALDSRIAKLGVPSLVFYLQSFRTFRSSLELDIQVEEGLQLEDKLSPEAGAELTSVIMQTVRAYQYSGITQHGDTRKLELSFSQEGRDILISFKGEGEQGNPELLQGQIYNIVQGKIMKAEQVQPAKGYLELRLPLEM from the coding sequence ATGAAATCCTGGAAAAGTAAGGTCTGGGCAGTCATGTTATCCGCAGTGTTTCCTTTAGGTCTCGTGTATTGGCAAACCTCCCTTTTCACATGCCTGCTGCTCGGAGTCTGGGTAGCGGGAGTGCTTGCATTCAGCTTTGTTTACAACCGGCGTCAATATGAAGAGGAACTGCGTATACAGGAGAACACTCTGCAGCAGGCGGCAAACCGGACACTGAATCATCATCGTCATGACTGGATGAATGATCTGCAGGTGCTTTACGGATATATCCAGCTGGGCAAGCCTGATAAATCCGTACAATGTGTGGAAAGAATAAAGGAGCGTATTGCGCTCGATAGCCGTATTGCCAAATTGGGAGTACCTTCCCTGGTGTTCTATCTGCAATCCTTCCGTACGTTCAGAAGCAGTCTGGAGCTGGACATACAGGTGGAGGAAGGGCTCCAGCTGGAGGACAAGCTGAGTCCTGAGGCAGGGGCTGAGCTGACTTCGGTCATTATGCAGACGGTCAGGGCGTACCAGTACAGCGGAATAACACAGCATGGAGACACGCGGAAGCTTGAGCTCAGCTTTTCACAGGAGGGAAGGGACATTCTAATCTCTTTCAAAGGTGAGGGAGAGCAAGGTAATCCCGAACTGCTTCAGGGGCAAATTTATAATATAGTACAAGGAAAAATCATGAAGGCGGAGCAGGTTCAGCCTGCCAAGGGTTATTTGGAGCTGCGGTTACCGCTGGAGATGTAA